Proteins from one Fusobacterium periodonticum 1_1_41FAA genomic window:
- the polA gene encoding DNA polymerase I, translating to MKRAVLLDVSAIMYRAYFANMNFRTKNEPTGAVYGFINTLLSIIKEFNPDYMAAAFDVKRSSLKRTEIYSDYKSNRQSTPEDLVAQIPRIEEVLDAFNINRYRIESYEADDVLGSIAKKIAKDDLEVIIVTGDKDLSQLVEKNITIALLGKGTEGEKFGMLRTAEDVVNYLGVVPEKIPDLFGLIGDKSDGIPGVTKIGEKKALAIFSKYDSLEKIYENIDDLKNIEGIGPSLIKNLTNEKDIAFLSRELAKIFTNLDIDIEEENLKYSMDKEKLYELCKILEFKMFIKKLNLEEKTQTSNSDHKPVLLSLFDKVEEVEKTEKVEKEIVYEKELNINFSNRELVIIDNETLLNEQKEYLNNYKKIASIYYEELGIILSTEEKDLYFPLNHGGLLSKNIDKNTLIKFISELDVKFISYNFKTLLNLGFTFKSMYMDMMIAYHLISSQTKMDVIIPITEYSNVDAKDFKTTFGKAHIETLLVGEFAGYLSKIGLGILAIYDEINHILHKEELYDILIQNEMPLIPVLSLMERKGIKIDVSYFKNYSSELEKELAKIEKSIYEEAGEEFNINSPKQLGDILFVKMNLPSGKKTKTGYSTDVMVLEDLESYGYNIARLLLDYRKLNKLKTTYVDTLPNLVDSNSRIHTSFNQIGTATGRLSSSEPNLQNIPVKTDDGIKIREGFVAGEGKVLMSIDYSQVELRVLTSMSKDENLIEAYREEKDLHDLTARRIFNLSDSDDVTREQRTIAKIINFSIIYGKTAFGLAKELKIPVKDASEYIKKYFEQYPRVTTFEKEVIEFGEEHGYVKTLFGRKRYISGIDSKNKTIKAQAERMAVNTVIQGTAAEVLKKVMLKVYETLKDKDDIALLLQVHDELIFEVEESSVEKYSEILADIMKNTVKLEDVNLNININIGKNWAEAK from the coding sequence ATGAAAAGAGCTGTACTTTTAGATGTAAGTGCGATAATGTATAGAGCATATTTTGCAAATATGAATTTCAGAACTAAAAATGAACCAACAGGAGCTGTCTATGGTTTTATTAATACTCTATTGAGTATAATAAAAGAATTTAATCCTGACTATATGGCTGCTGCCTTTGATGTAAAAAGATCTTCACTAAAAAGAACAGAGATATACAGTGACTATAAATCTAATAGACAATCTACTCCTGAAGATTTAGTTGCTCAAATTCCAAGAATAGAAGAGGTTTTAGATGCTTTCAATATAAATAGATACAGAATAGAATCTTACGAAGCTGATGATGTACTTGGAAGTATAGCTAAAAAAATAGCTAAAGATGATTTAGAAGTTATAATTGTTACAGGTGATAAAGATCTGTCTCAATTAGTTGAAAAGAATATAACTATTGCCTTACTTGGAAAAGGTACAGAAGGTGAAAAATTTGGAATGTTAAGAACAGCTGAGGACGTTGTAAACTACTTAGGAGTTGTTCCTGAAAAGATTCCTGATTTATTTGGACTTATTGGTGATAAAAGTGATGGTATACCAGGAGTAACAAAGATAGGAGAAAAGAAGGCTCTAGCTATATTTTCTAAATATGATAGTCTAGAAAAAATTTATGAAAATATAGATGACTTAAAAAATATAGAAGGTATTGGTCCTTCTCTTATAAAAAATCTTACAAATGAAAAAGATATAGCTTTTTTAAGTAGAGAGCTAGCAAAAATCTTTACAAATTTAGATATTGACATTGAAGAAGAAAATTTAAAATACTCTATGGACAAAGAAAAACTATATGAACTTTGTAAGATTTTAGAATTCAAAATGTTCATAAAAAAATTGAACTTAGAAGAAAAAACTCAAACTTCTAATTCTGATCATAAACCTGTTTTACTTTCACTTTTTGATAAAGTAGAAGAAGTTGAAAAAACAGAAAAAGTTGAAAAAGAAATTGTATATGAAAAAGAACTTAATATAAATTTTTCTAATAGAGAGCTTGTAATTATTGATAACGAAACTCTTTTAAATGAACAAAAAGAATACTTGAATAACTATAAAAAAATTGCTTCTATCTACTATGAAGAATTAGGAATAATTTTATCTACTGAAGAAAAGGATTTATATTTTCCTTTAAATCATGGAGGCTTACTTTCTAAAAATATAGATAAAAATACTTTAATAAAGTTTATATCTGAACTTGATGTAAAATTTATTTCATATAATTTTAAAACTTTATTAAATTTAGGTTTTACTTTTAAGTCTATGTATATGGATATGATGATAGCATACCATTTAATTAGCTCTCAAACTAAGATGGATGTTATTATCCCTATTACAGAGTATTCTAATGTTGATGCTAAAGACTTTAAAACAACTTTTGGAAAAGCTCACATAGAGACTCTATTAGTTGGTGAGTTTGCAGGATACTTGTCTAAGATAGGTTTAGGTATCTTAGCTATCTATGATGAAATAAATCATATACTACATAAAGAGGAACTTTATGACATCTTAATTCAAAATGAAATGCCTTTAATCCCTGTTCTATCACTTATGGAAAGAAAGGGAATTAAAATAGATGTTTCTTACTTTAAAAACTACTCTTCTGAGTTAGAAAAAGAACTTGCTAAGATTGAAAAATCCATCTATGAAGAAGCTGGTGAAGAGTTTAATATAAATTCTCCAAAACAATTAGGAGATATACTATTTGTAAAAATGAATTTACCTAGTGGTAAGAAAACTAAAACAGGTTATTCTACAGATGTAATGGTTTTAGAAGACTTAGAAAGTTATGGATATAACATAGCTAGATTACTTCTTGACTATAGAAAACTTAATAAGTTAAAAACTACTTATGTAGATACTCTACCTAATCTAGTTGATTCTAATTCAAGAATACATACAAGTTTTAACCAAATAGGAACAGCAACAGGTAGACTTTCTTCATCTGAGCCTAATCTACAAAATATTCCTGTAAAGACAGATGATGGAATTAAAATAAGAGAAGGTTTTGTTGCAGGAGAAGGAAAAGTTTTAATGAGTATAGACTATTCTCAAGTTGAATTGAGAGTACTTACTTCTATGTCTAAAGATGAAAATCTAATAGAAGCATACAGAGAAGAAAAAGATTTGCATGATTTAACTGCGAGAAGAATTTTTAACTTATCAGATTCTGATGATGTGACTAGAGAACAAAGAACTATTGCTAAGATTATTAATTTTAGTATAATCTATGGAAAAACAGCCTTTGGTTTGGCTAAAGAATTAAAAATCCCTGTAAAAGATGCCTCAGAATATATAAAGAAATATTTTGAACAATATCCAAGAGTTACAACTTTTGAAAAAGAAGTTATAGAGTTTGGAGAAGAACATGGCTATGTTAAGACTCTTTTTGGTAGAAAAAGATATATAAGTGGTATTGATTCTAAAAACAAAACTATAAAAGCTCAAGCTGAAAGAATGGCAGTTAACACTGTTATACAAGGTACAGCAGCTGAAGTTCTTAAAAAAGTTATGCTTAAAGTCTATGAAACTTTAAAAGATAAAGATGATATAGCTTTATTATTACAAGTACATGATGAATTAATTTTTGAAGTAGAAGAAAGTTCTGTTGAAAAATACTCAGAAATTTTAGCAGATATAATGAAAAATACAGTTAAACTTGAAGATGTAAATTTAAATATAAACATAAATATAGGTAAGAATTGGGCTGAAGCAAAATAG
- a CDS encoding segregation and condensation protein A — MEELVVKVNNFEGPFDLLLNLIEKKKMMISDINISQLIDEYLEVLKLSERENIEIKSDFIIIASELIEIKTLNLLNLDSDKEKETNLKRRLEEHKLFKELTPKVANLEKEFNISYSRGESKRTIKKIAKDYDLTSLTTDDIFDVYKKYFDSVDMSEFMELNLIKQYDIKEIMDNLLIKVYFKNWLIDDLFLEAENKLHLIYIFLAILELYKDAKINIDDGEIRKC; from the coding sequence ATGGAAGAACTAGTAGTAAAAGTTAATAATTTTGAAGGGCCTTTTGACTTACTTCTAAATTTAATTGAAAAAAAGAAAATGATGATTTCTGATATAAATATTTCTCAGCTTATAGATGAATATTTGGAAGTTCTAAAACTTTCAGAAAGAGAAAATATTGAGATAAAATCAGACTTTATAATAATTGCTTCAGAATTAATTGAGATAAAAACTTTAAACCTACTTAATTTAGATAGTGATAAAGAAAAAGAAACAAATCTTAAGAGAAGATTGGAAGAACATAAATTATTCAAAGAATTGACACCTAAAGTTGCTAATCTAGAAAAAGAATTTAACATTTCTTATTCAAGAGGAGAAAGTAAAAGAACTATTAAAAAAATTGCTAAAGACTATGATTTAACTTCACTTACAACTGATGATATTTTTGATGTCTATAAGAAATATTTTGATTCAGTTGATATGTCTGAATTTATGGAATTAAACTTAATAAAACAATATGATATAAAAGAGATCATGGATAACTTACTGATAAAAGTATATTTTAAAAATTGGCTTATTGATGATTTATTTTTAGAAGCTGAAAATAAACTACATTTAATCTACATTTTTTTAGCTATTTTAGAATTGTATAAAGATGCTAAAATAAACATTGATGACGGAGAGATAAGAAAATGTTAA
- a CDS encoding bifunctional riboflavin kinase/FAD synthetase, with the protein MIVVNDILTSNIEFEDTYVAIGNFDGVHYGHKKLINETIKAARENSKKAVVFTFEKHPLEFLFPERKFDYINTNEEKLYLLESLGVDVVIMQKLDKNFLEYTPLEFVRILKNKLKVKEIFVGFNFSFGKGGLGTAEDLEYLAEVHNIKVNELPPVTLDGELVSSSAIRKKIANSDFDGAIKLLDHPMIVIGEVIHGKKIARQLGFPTTNIKMDNRLYPPSGIYGAFLQVSDKNSKVLYGVVNIGYNPTLKQEMSLEVHILDFDREVYGEKLYIQIVKFMREEKKFSSIDELKATIQADVDRWKLFKREMKYGRTSSKS; encoded by the coding sequence ATGATAGTAGTAAATGATATACTGACATCAAATATAGAATTTGAAGATACTTATGTTGCCATAGGAAATTTTGATGGAGTACATTATGGACATAAAAAGCTTATAAATGAAACTATAAAAGCAGCTAGAGAAAATTCTAAGAAGGCTGTCGTTTTTACCTTTGAAAAACACCCTTTGGAGTTTTTATTTCCTGAAAGAAAGTTTGATTATATAAATACAAATGAAGAAAAACTTTATCTACTTGAATCTTTAGGAGTAGATGTTGTTATAATGCAAAAATTAGATAAAAACTTCTTAGAATACACTCCCTTGGAATTTGTTAGAATTTTAAAAAATAAATTAAAAGTAAAAGAAATATTTGTTGGCTTCAATTTTTCTTTTGGTAAGGGTGGACTTGGAACAGCAGAAGATTTAGAATATTTGGCTGAAGTTCACAATATAAAAGTTAATGAGCTACCACCTGTAACTTTAGATGGTGAACTTGTAAGTTCATCGGCAATAAGAAAAAAAATTGCTAATTCTGATTTTGATGGAGCTATTAAACTTTTAGATCATCCTATGATAGTTATAGGAGAAGTTATTCATGGTAAGAAAATTGCTAGACAATTGGGTTTTCCTACTACAAATATAAAAATGGATAACAGACTATATCCTCCTTCTGGTATATATGGAGCTTTTTTACAAGTTTCAGATAAGAATTCAAAAGTTCTATATGGAGTGGTTAATATTGGATATAATCCAACATTGAAACAAGAAATGAGTTTAGAAGTACATATATTAGATTTTGATAGAGAAGTTTATGGTGAAAAATTATACATACAAATTGTTAAATTTATGAGAGAAGAAAAGAAATTTTCTTCAATAGATGAATTAAAAGCTACTATTCAAGCTGATGTAGATAGATGGAAATTATTTAAAAGAGAGATGAAATATGGAAGAACTAGTAGTAAAAGTTAA
- a CDS encoding toxin-antitoxin system YwqK family antitoxin, which produces MKKVLSVLLLIFTMLLSACGGVKYEYKDGVMYENKKPATGTFEFKSGDYKVKSQFVDGVPEGVLEKYYLDGNLMIKDVFGSEGIIQEEIYYKNGNLMGFSDAEGVKMYYDDGQLLMSTTYSTGETILYHENGNPMMEVLNDDIAIYNEDNERLFKAESGAMVDLGLTMKKLEDGSFEVLKGDKLVSTIDANGEITNYLYSSGEKMLTLSDVDALTEFFLKDGTTLMKQYADGKILINYKSGKPLYEVEENNWYIYDEDGNKITSENETVTDIKKIN; this is translated from the coding sequence ATGAAAAAAGTATTATCAGTATTGTTACTAATCTTTACGATGTTATTGTCTGCCTGTGGTGGAGTAAAATATGAGTATAAAGATGGAGTTATGTATGAGAATAAAAAACCAGCAACAGGAACTTTTGAATTTAAAAGTGGAGATTATAAAGTTAAAAGTCAATTTGTAGATGGTGTTCCTGAAGGAGTACTTGAAAAATATTATCTAGATGGAAACCTTATGATAAAAGATGTTTTTGGAAGTGAAGGAATTATCCAAGAAGAAATTTATTATAAAAACGGTAATTTAATGGGATTTTCTGACGCAGAAGGGGTAAAAATGTACTATGATGACGGACAGTTACTAATGTCTACAACTTATAGTACGGGAGAGACAATATTATATCATGAAAATGGAAATCCTATGATGGAAGTATTAAATGATGATATAGCTATTTATAATGAAGATAACGAAAGATTATTTAAAGCAGAAAGTGGAGCAATGGTTGACCTTGGTTTAACTATGAAAAAATTAGAAGATGGTTCATTTGAAGTTTTAAAAGGTGATAAGTTAGTTTCTACGATAGATGCCAATGGAGAAATTACAAATTATTTATATTCGAGTGGTGAAAAAATGCTTACTTTAAGTGATGTTGATGCTTTAACTGAATTTTTCCTTAAAGATGGAACTACTTTAATGAAACAATATGCAGATGGAAAAATTCTTATCAACTACAAAAGTGGTAAACCACTATATGAAGTTGAAGAAAATAATTGGTATATATATGATGAAGATGGTAATAAAATAACTAGTGAAAATGAAACTGTAACAGATATTAAGAAAATAAATTAA
- a CDS encoding adenylate kinase: MVDVNLVLFGAPGAGKGTQAKFIVDKYGIPQISTGDILRVAVANQTKLGLEAKKFMDAGQLVPDEVVNGLVEERLAEKDCEKGFIMDGFPRTVVQAKALDEILTRLGKQIEKVIALNVPDADIIERITGRRTSKATGKIYHIKFNPPVDEKEEDLVQRADDTEEVVVKRLETYHNQTAPVLDYYKAQNKVTEIDGTKKLEDITEDIYKILG; encoded by the coding sequence ATGGTTGATGTGAATTTAGTATTATTTGGAGCACCTGGTGCTGGGAAAGGTACACAAGCAAAATTTATTGTAGATAAATATGGAATTCCTCAAATTTCAACTGGGGACATATTAAGAGTTGCTGTTGCTAATCAAACAAAATTAGGACTTGAAGCTAAAAAATTTATGGATGCAGGACAATTAGTTCCTGATGAAGTTGTTAATGGATTAGTTGAAGAAAGATTAGCTGAAAAAGATTGTGAAAAAGGTTTTATAATGGATGGTTTCCCAAGAACTGTTGTTCAAGCAAAAGCCTTAGATGAAATTTTAACAAGATTAGGAAAACAAATAGAAAAAGTTATCGCTTTAAATGTTCCTGATGCTGATATTATCGAAAGAATTACTGGAAGAAGAACTTCAAAAGCAACTGGTAAAATTTATCATATTAAATTTAATCCTCCAGTTGATGAAAAAGAAGAAGATTTAGTTCAAAGAGCAGATGACACTGAAGAAGTTGTTGTAAAAAGATTAGAAACATATCATAATCAAACTGCCCCTGTTTTAGATTACTATAAAGCACAAAATAAAGTAACTGAAATTGATGGAACAAAGAAATTAGAAGATATAACAGAAGATATTTATAAAATTTTAGGATAG
- a CDS encoding helix-turn-helix domain-containing protein has translation MFNLEYFANDNYKVLKFLYDNQIQVKDEYYIVLSQQEIADMVQFSKLKTNGIMQELREKGFIANYENKRRKYVITDIGYKVIELMSKIR, from the coding sequence ATGTTTAATTTAGAATATTTTGCTAATGATAATTACAAAGTTTTAAAATTCTTATACGATAATCAAATACAAGTTAAAGATGAATATTATATAGTTCTATCACAGCAAGAAATAGCTGATATGGTACAATTTTCTAAACTTAAAACTAATGGAATAATGCAAGAATTAAGAGAAAAAGGATTTATTGCTAACTATGAAAATAAAAGAAGAAAATATGTTATAACTGATATTGGATATAAGGTTATTGAATTAATGTCTAAAATTAGATAA
- the whiA gene encoding DNA-binding protein WhiA, with protein MSYSSNVKQEITQKIPVTNLECLAEISSIFENKANLVKEGIEIKMENSILAKRLYSLIKATSSLQFGIKYSITKKFTEHRIYVITLYKQKGLKEFLESFKFSFLDIIQNDEIFRGYLRGFFLSCGYIKDPKKEYSLDFFVDNKELADKIYNILLSKKKKIFKTIKKNKILVYLRNSEDIMDILVSMNALKYFFEYEEITIIKNLKNKTIREMNWEVANETKTLNTGNYQIKMIKYIDEKLGLNTLTDVLKEAAMLRLNNPEDSLQSLADMINISKSGIRNRFRRIEEIYNNLLEEENS; from the coding sequence GTGTCTTATAGTTCTAATGTTAAACAAGAAATTACACAAAAAATTCCTGTTACTAATTTAGAATGTTTAGCAGAAATATCGTCTATTTTTGAAAATAAAGCAAATTTAGTGAAAGAAGGAATAGAAATTAAAATGGAAAATTCCATTTTAGCTAAAAGACTTTATTCTTTAATCAAGGCTACTAGTTCTTTACAATTTGGAATAAAATATTCTATAACAAAAAAATTTACTGAACATAGAATTTATGTTATAACTTTGTATAAACAAAAAGGCTTAAAAGAATTTTTAGAAAGCTTTAAATTCTCTTTTCTTGATATCATTCAAAATGATGAAATATTTAGAGGCTACTTGAGAGGATTTTTCTTAAGCTGTGGATATATCAAAGATCCTAAGAAAGAATATTCTTTAGATTTTTTTGTTGACAATAAAGAATTAGCAGATAAAATTTATAATATATTATTATCAAAAAAGAAAAAGATATTTAAGACTATTAAAAAGAATAAAATTTTAGTATACTTAAGAAACTCAGAAGACATTATGGATATACTTGTTTCAATGAATGCTCTAAAATATTTTTTTGAATATGAAGAAATTACTATTATAAAAAACTTAAAAAATAAGACAATTAGAGAGATGAATTGGGAAGTTGCCAATGAAACCAAAACTTTAAATACTGGAAATTATCAAATAAAAATGATAAAGTATATAGATGAAAAACTTGGTCTTAATACTCTGACAGACGTTTTAAAAGAAGCAGCTATGTTAAGACTAAATAATCCAGAAGATTCTTTACAAAGTTTAGCAGATATGATAAATATATCTAAGTCTGGTATAAGAAATCGTTTTAGAAGAATAGAGGAGATTTATAATAATCTTTTAGAAGAAGAAAATAGTTAG
- a CDS encoding HipA domain-containing protein, which produces MKLSKKSIQKAKIELIDFSNCEFSTKSYEESSMKKNAIIFKDEKYLLKYMEKNKARHYQDIKNQKETYFNSVYSEYISCHIGKMIGLDIQDTIIGFEKENNKLKGIQYIPCVACKDFCKSGENIVNFERIFEIVNRKENKRYNDENFNDVLKVIEKQEFIDKNKLKENFLDMFVFDSFIGNFDRNLKNFGIIENEKDKTYRIAPIFDCASSLHPKANRKRIKFLANSYKKNSQVVYEYPLSPNSYFKDDDGTKINYFDFLVNNSFNYNSDIAKSIVKIVPKLIELNNNGGIYDILDKLDGMIIPERIEVITKELNFKVDEMFIPTLEISKELLNKEIDKFMLKDYSRFNEYNKEEKREFLSEIKNILEMQKLLIKNNSNNFDTKDLYQRVDEFLESKNTKDMKAVFSYLEKNNFPIDYIDHFEEKFRLEIEKIAENKEKSNNLKEINEDEEIEKKKEFDITDNL; this is translated from the coding sequence ATGAAACTAAGTAAAAAATCAATACAAAAAGCAAAAATAGAATTAATAGACTTTTCAAACTGTGAATTTAGTACAAAAAGTTATGAAGAAAGTTCTATGAAAAAGAATGCTATTATATTTAAAGATGAAAAATATCTTTTAAAATATATGGAAAAGAATAAAGCAAGGCACTATCAAGATATTAAAAATCAAAAGGAAACTTATTTTAATTCTGTATATTCTGAATATATAAGTTGTCATATTGGTAAAATGATAGGACTTGATATTCAAGATACTATTATTGGTTTTGAAAAAGAAAATAATAAATTAAAAGGAATACAATATATTCCTTGTGTAGCTTGTAAAGATTTTTGTAAAAGTGGCGAAAATATAGTTAATTTTGAGAGAATTTTTGAAATTGTTAATAGAAAAGAGAACAAAAGATATAATGATGAAAATTTTAATGATGTTTTAAAAGTAATAGAAAAACAAGAATTTATTGATAAAAACAAGTTAAAAGAGAATTTTTTAGATATGTTTGTATTTGATAGTTTTATAGGTAATTTTGATAGAAATTTAAAAAATTTTGGAATTATAGAAAATGAGAAAGATAAAACATATAGAATAGCACCTATTTTTGATTGTGCTTCATCTTTACACCCAAAAGCAAATAGAAAAAGAATAAAATTTTTAGCTAATTCTTATAAAAAAAATAGTCAAGTTGTGTATGAATATCCACTAAGTCCTAATTCTTATTTCAAAGATGATGATGGAACAAAAATTAATTATTTTGATTTTTTAGTGAATAATAGTTTTAATTATAATAGTGATATAGCAAAATCTATTGTCAAAATAGTTCCAAAGCTAATAGAATTAAATAATAATGGTGGTATCTATGACATATTAGATAAACTAGATGGTATGATAATTCCTGAAAGAATTGAAGTTATAACAAAAGAATTAAATTTTAAAGTTGATGAAATGTTTATCCCTACACTAGAAATATCAAAAGAACTACTTAATAAAGAAATAGATAAATTTATGCTAAAAGATTATAGTAGATTTAATGAGTATAATAAAGAAGAAAAAAGAGAATTTTTATCAGAAATTAAAAATATATTAGAAATGCAAAAACTTTTAATAAAAAATAATTCAAATAATTTTGATACAAAAGATTTATACCAAAGAGTTGATGAGTTTTTAGAAAGTAAAAATACAAAAGATATGAAAGCAGTGTTTAGTTATTTAGAGAAAAATAATTTTCCTATTGATTATATAGACCATTTTGAAGAGAAATTTAGGTTAGAAATTGAAAAAATAGCTGAAAATAAAGAAAAATCTAATAATTTAAAAGAAATTAATGAAGATGAGGAAATAGAGAAAAAGAAGGAGTTTGATATAACTGATAATCTTTAA
- the map gene encoding type I methionyl aminopeptidase, with the protein MRLIKTLDEIKGIRKANQIIAKIYTDIIPPYLKPGITTREIDRIIDEYIRSCGARPACIGVEGIYGPFPAATCISVNEEVVHGVPGDRVIKEGDIVSLDTVTELDGYYGDSARTFAIGIIDDESRKLLEVTEKAREIGIQTAIAGNRLGDVGHAIQTFVEQNDFSVVRDFAGHGVGLALHEEPMIPNYGRKGRGLKIENGMVLAIEPMVNAGTYKIAMLPDGWTIITRDGKRSAHFEHSIAIIDGKPVILSELD; encoded by the coding sequence ATGAGATTAATTAAAACATTGGATGAAATAAAGGGAATAAGAAAAGCTAATCAAATCATAGCTAAAATTTATACTGATATTATTCCTCCATATTTAAAGCCTGGAATTACAACAAGAGAAATTGACAGAATTATTGATGAATATATCAGAAGCTGTGGAGCAAGACCTGCTTGTATTGGAGTTGAAGGGATTTATGGACCTTTCCCGGCTGCAACTTGTATTTCTGTAAATGAAGAAGTTGTTCATGGAGTTCCTGGAGATAGAGTTATCAAAGAAGGAGATATTGTAAGTCTTGATACTGTAACAGAGTTAGATGGTTACTATGGAGATTCTGCTAGAACTTTTGCTATAGGTATTATTGATGATGAAAGTAGAAAACTTTTAGAAGTTACAGAAAAAGCAAGAGAAATTGGAATTCAAACTGCTATTGCTGGAAATAGACTAGGTGATGTAGGTCACGCTATCCAAACTTTTGTTGAACAAAATGATTTTTCTGTTGTAAGAGATTTTGCAGGACATGGGGTTGGGTTAGCACTACATGAAGAACCTATGATACCAAACTATGGTAGAAAAGGTAGAGGCTTAAAAATAGAAAATGGAATGGTTTTAGCTATTGAACCTATGGTTAATGCTGGAACTTATAAAATAGCAATGCTTCCTGATGGTTGGACTATTATTACAAGAGATGGAAAAAGATCTGCTCATTTTGAACATAGTATAGCTATTATCGATGGTAAGCCTGTTATTTTAAGTGAATTAGATTAA
- a CDS encoding heavy-metal-associated domain-containing protein: MKLNLKIDGMGCEHCIKSVREALEGISGVKVIDVKIGSAEVEAENDSVLNEIREKLDDAGYDLV, translated from the coding sequence ATGAAATTAAATTTAAAAATTGATGGTATGGGTTGTGAACATTGTATAAAATCTGTTAGAGAAGCACTTGAAGGAATAAGTGGAGTAAAAGTGATAGATGTTAAAATTGGTTCAGCAGAAGTAGAAGCAGAAAATGATAGTGTATTAAATGAAATAAGAGAAAAACTAGATGATGCAGGATATGATTTAGTTTAG